A window of the Torulaspora globosa chromosome 6, complete sequence genome harbors these coding sequences:
- a CDS encoding uncharacterized protein (ancestral locus Anc_1.302), with product MTIGERRPSLLFDNYEEVHQKSANSALKEVIEKNRLKIPYKPEELSIDDLDMMPLSTSFDKQMLLGSPMYLDPEEQEEKHSMVMEDYAKHGSHSSQPIPSDCSTLYLSDAIDGKESFEALTEIRVKYILASTQDSVSNIKYDLDKMFLYPKPLPKFWKFDKDKRLNENQPDSSDDEQVGGPVKPGYYFPSPTEDQYMRQEELGVPKRLGRVHYTGELFELDHFKEKFEAHKRKYRRRVTALDYSNLPTFQEFRDDFLTLAEIARCSPLSEIAQKRIKYLVNKFDLFQHLNCKAEILENKRVPLRDFYNSRKVDRDYLLSGCATQRQLSEFIWEKLNVEPHRVVHKTYRGEKLTLSQVFEYGSGPGDPMAIGLKVIDDEFLKWYRNVYLITSHLIPSADAEKVLTGKELRFYLLAKIFLEFDNYLDGEYLAEIFILYCVHTLEKSKYQLAQISVDFQFYHPNEGSWWEKFSRWIIKWKLVSHNIRWNVRLSRVFTKLFHLERVGNFQDYLDLIFDPLFENEKGNNIGLDFFLMNVGCLDLVVSSTDDYLWQDFADINAVPRDWSAKGDNPPISYYMYYIFAQLARLNSMRYKKNLSTICLRNDCSTLLNRTSQAGSDLNFTDQFESLICNFMLCDAGLLQAEAICDSTPLITYLFYLCQIPVIASPLSSVSSVASQTSQEEVFTLLGDTHKKATRDITKEEQSTYTTNPFMNMFKMGMKVSLSSKSVLFNSSYTMEPMIEEYSVAASIYLLNAADLCELSRTSVLCSSYEGFYKAHWIGVGVRRRTPFQVDNVGYVNKWYDREVDTSARHNVPNIRRNYRRETWNQEWAFIREQLGQ from the coding sequence ATGACGATAGGTGAACGAAGACCATCTTTACTGTTTGACAACTATGAAGAGGTTCATCAGAAGTCTGCTAACAGCGCCTTGAAAGAGGTCATCGAAAAGAATAGGCTGAAGATCCCGTATAAACCGGAGGAGCTGTCAATTGATGACCTAGATATGATGCCTCTGTCGACGAGCTTTGATAAGCAAATGTTGTTGGGCTCTCCGATGTATCTCGAtccagaagagcaagaagagaagcATAGCATGGTAATGGAAGATTACGCCAAACATGGGAGTCACTCGAGCCAGCCAATACCGAGCGATTGCTCCACTTTATATTTGAGTGATGCCATTGATGGAAAAGAGTCGTTTGAAGCTCTCACAGAGATAAGAGTCAAGTACATATTGGCTTCCACGCAGGATTCTGTGTCAAATATCAAGTATGACCTTGATAAGATGTTTCTATATCCAAAACCCTTGCCTAAGTTTTGGAAGTTTGATAAGGACAAGCGACTTAACGAAAATCAACCGGATAGCTCCGATGATGAGCAAGTTGGTGGCCCAGTTAAGCCGGGATACTATTTCCCGTCTCCCACAGAAGATCAGTACATGAGGCAGGAAGAACTTGGAGTTCCCAAGCGGCTGGGTAGAGTGCATTACACCGGAGAACTCTTCGAACTGGATCATTTCAAGGAAAAGTTTGAAGCCCATAAGCGAAAGTATCGTCGTCGAGTGACTGCACTTGATTATAGTAACCTTCCAACGTTTCAGGAGTTCAGGGACGATTTTCTAACATTGGCTGAAATTGCACGGTGCTCACCGTTATCTGAGATCGCCCAGAAACGAATTAAGTATCTGGTGAATaagtttgatcttttccaacATTTGAACTGCAAGGCAGAAATTTTAGAAAACAAAAGAGTTCCTCTACGAGACTTTTACAATTCGAGAAAGGTTGACCGAGACTATTTACTGAGCGGTTGTGCGACGCAGCGTCAACTGAGTGAGTTTATCTGGGAGAAACTAAACGTGGAGCCTCACCGCGTGGTGCATAAGACTTACAGAGGTGAGAAGCTGACGCTCTCTCAAGTTTTCGAATATGGTTCGGGGCCTGGAGATCCTATGGCCATCGGGCTCAAGGTTATAGACgatgagtttttgaaaTGGTATAGAAACGTTTACCTGATAACTTCACATTTGATTCCTTCGGCTGATGCTGAAAAGGTGTTAACCGGTAAGGAGTTACGTTTCTATTTACtggccaagatcttcttggaattTGACAACTATTTAGATGGAGAGTATTTGGCTGAAATCTTTATCCTTTATTGTGTTCACACTTTGGAGAAATCTAAGTATCAGCTTGCTCAAATATCCGTCGATTTTCAGTTTTATCATCCTAATGAGGGTTCCTGGTGGGAAAAATTCTCAAGATGGATTATCAAGTGGAAGTTAGTTTCTCATAATATTCGTTGGAACGTTCGGTTGTCGAGGGTCTTTACCAAACTTTTCCATCTAGAGAGGGTCGGGAACTTCCAAGACTACCtcgatttgatctttgatcCACTATTTGAAAATGAGAAAGGTAACAACATTGGGCTAGATTTCTTTCTGATGAATGTTGGCTGCCTTGACTTGGTGGTTAGTTCCACGGATGACTATCTATGGCAAGATTTTGCGGACATCAACGCAGTGCCTCGAGATTGGTCAGCTAAAGGTGATAATCCCCCGATCAGTTACTACATGTACTATATTTTTGCCCAATTGGCCAGATTGAACTCTATGCGGTACAAAAAAAATCTAAGCACTATTTGCCTTAGAAACGATTGCTCCACTTTACTGAATCGAACATCTCAAGCAGGATCTGACCTAAATTTTACTGATCAATTCGAATCTCTGATTTGCAACTTCATGCTATGTGACGCTGGACTCTTGCAGGCCGAGGCGATCTGTGACAGTACCCCGCTCATAACTTATCTGTTCTATCTATGTCAGATCCCAGTCATCGCTTcgcctctttcttcagtatcCAGTGTAGCTTCTCAAACctcacaagaagaagtctTCACCCTTCTTGGAGATACGCATAAGAAAGCTACGAGGGATATCACAAAGGAAGAGCAATCGACCTACACTACGAACCCATTCATGAATATGTTCAAAATGGGTATGAAGGTCTCGTTATCCTCTAAATCGGTTCTATTCAACAGTTCATACACGATGGAGCCGATGATTGAAGAGTATAGTGTCGCAGCAAGCATATATTTGCTGAATGCTGCAGATCTCTGCGAGCTGTCCCGGACAAGTGTGCTATGCAGCAGCTATGAAGGCTTTTACAAGGCTCATTGGATTGGTGTCGGTGTTAGGAGGAGGACACCATTTCAGGTAGACAACGTGGGATACGTAAACAAATGGTATGACAGAGAAGTTGATACGTCCGCTAGACACAATGTTCCAAATATACGGCGAAACTACAGAAGGGAGACTTGGAATCAGGAATGGGCCTTCATAAGGGAGCAATTAGGTCAGTAG
- the SSH1 gene encoding Ssh1p (ancestral locus Anc_1.303), with protein sequence MAGYRLVDIAKPFLPILPEIEISYEKVPFDDKIVYTICSGLIYLFGQFPLAAISKDEVRVQDPLYFLRGVFGAEPRTLMEFGLFPIISSGLILQLLAGMKFISVNFKLQQDRELFQSLTKLFALLQYFVLANIFIFSGYYGENLSIVQIGLLNLQLVGAGFFAILVSEIVDKGFGFASGTMTINTIVIATNLIADTFGVSQVTVDADGHKEAQGSVINLLQGMRSKHKTFLGGLVSAFNRDYLPNLSMTLIVLGIGATVCYLQSFRLELPIRSTKARGMNNVYPIRLLHIGGLSVTFSYVLLTIIHLLAFVLIQLVARNDPTSIICKVLGHYETVNNLLYVPSFPLSLLTPPRSFFSGLFQQPLTFAVYSGFMLFTGIWFADQWQAMSGTSARDIAAQFKEQGITLTGRREQSVAKELEKVVPVASTTGATLLALVTIVGEFLGLKGKAAGMVVGVATGFSLLELISLDYQQSGGQSALAQVLGAPGRF encoded by the exons ATGGCAGGCT ATCGATTAGTGGATATTGCTAAACCATTCCTTCCTATCTTACCAGAAATAGAAATTTCTTACGAGAAGGTTCCTTTTGATGATAAAATTGTTTACACAATCTGTTCAGGTTTGATCTATCTGTTCGGCCAGTTCCCATTGGCGGCCATTTCTAAGGACGAGGTGCGAGTTCAAGACCCTCTTTATTTCCTACGTGGCGTTTTTGGCGCTGAGCCAAGAACCCTTATGGAATTTGGTCTGTTCCCCATCATCTCCAGTGGTCTGATCTTACAATTGCTTGCTGGTATGAAGTTTATTTCAGTCAATTTCAAGTTGCAGCAGGATCGTGAATTATTCCAGAGTTTGACCAAGCTCTTTGCTCTTTTGCAGTATTTTGTGTTGGCTAACATATTTATCTTCTCGGGGTACTATGGTGAGAACCTAAGCATCGTTCAAATTGGGCTTCTTAACTTGCAGTTAGTCGGTGCTGGCTTCTTTGCTATTCTGGTATCTGAAATTGTAGACAAGGGTTTCGGATTTGCTTCAGGTACGATGACTATCAACACCATTGTCATCGCAACTAACCTTATCGCGGACACTTTTGGTGTTTCGCAAGTTACCGTTGACGCCGACGGTCACAAGGAGGCTCAAGGTTCGGTTATCAATTTGCTCCAAGGCATGAGATCGAAGCACAAAACCTTCCTTGGTGGTCTGGTCTCGGCATTCAACAGAGACTACCTGCCTAACCTGAGTATGACGTTGATCGTACTTGGTATTGGTGCCACAGTTTGCTACTTACAAAGTTTCAGGCTGGAGCTTCCAATCAGATCCACTAAGGCTCGTGGTATGAACAATGTTTATCCGATTCGCTTGTTGCACATCGGTGGCCTATCGGTTACCTTCTCGTACGTTCTGCTCACAATCATCCATTTGCTTGCCTTCGTCTTGATCCAGTTGGTTGCCAGGAACGATCCAACCAGCATCATCTGCAAGGTGTTGGGACACTATGAGACCGTTAACAATCTACTGTACGTTCCAAGCTTCCCACTGTCACTTTTGACTCCACCAAGATCATTTTTCAGTGGTTTATTCCAGCAGCCTTTGACTTTCGCTGTATACAGCGGCTTCATGCTCTTCACTGGTATCTGGTTTGCCGATCAATGGCAAGCAATGTCCGGAACTTCAGCCCGCGATATCGCTGCCCAGTTCAAGGAGCAGGGCATCACATTGACTGGTCGCAGAGAACAAAGTGTTGCCAAGGAATTAGAGAAGGTTGTTCCAGTCGCTTCTACTACAGGTGCAACGCTGCTAGCTCTAGTCACCATTGTGGGTGAATTCTTAGGCTTAAAGGGCAAGGCTGCTGGTATGGTAGTGGGTGTGGCTACTGGATTCTCTTTACTTGAATTGATCTCTCTGGACTACCAGCAAAGTGGTGGCCAGAGTGCTTTGGCGCAAGTGCTTGGCGCTCCCGGTCGCTTTTAA
- the MRPL27 gene encoding mitochondrial 54S ribosomal protein mL41 (ancestral locus Anc_1.304), with translation MRITAVNYFRESPITLLTRPWKKFRDGTLFYGASKSGTKRTALTTKQGNKTMYKGTRSSGIGRHTRYGGYTIQWRKVRTFVTPKNYNIDLKPLVSHNVPELKHQFKGFSKGSLDSKLYFTKLREYIQNGRLQSDASDPKCYTERG, from the coding sequence ATGAGGATCACTGCTGTCAATTATTTTAGAGAGTCACCAATAACTCTGCTGACGAGACCGTGGAAGAAGTTTAGAGATGGAACTCTGTTTTATGGTGCTTCAAAATCTGGTACCAAACGCACAGCTCTGACAACGAAGCAAGGAAATAAGACAATGTATAAGGGTACTCGATCGTCAGGTATCGGTAGACATACCAGATATGGTGGTTATACGATTCAATGGCGTAAAGTGCGTACATTTGTCACTCCTAAGAACTATAATATCGACTTGAAGCCTTTGGTGAGCCATAATGTGCCTGAGCTTAAGCATCAATTCAAAGGTTTCAGTAAGGGTAGTCTCGATTCGAAGCTTTATTTCACTAAGTTGAGAGAGTATATTCAAAATGGAAGGCTGCAGAGCGATGCATCTGATCCAAAGTGCTATACTGAGAGAGGTTGA